Genomic segment of Zingiber officinale cultivar Zhangliang chromosome 11B, Zo_v1.1, whole genome shotgun sequence:
AGCTATTGTAGCCGTCATTCAGCCTCATTTGGACAGTTTGTTTGAGAATGTTTACTCTTGGAATTTTTTATTCCCTTTTGACCATTATAgaggaattttttttctctcaaaattaaaaataataaatgtaATTTTTAGCCCCCTCAACTCATAATCTTGCATCTGGCACAGTTGGATCCAAAATAATCCTAGCAATTACTTGGGTGCCATCGCATTTTCAGTAGGAAATGTATCATGTGTGTGATCGTAATCCATCCACATTTTTACATAGAAATTtatcaatttattattattattattattattattattattattattatgtttcaGACTTACTGCCTAAAAAGAAATGTATTCACTTGATCTTGAATCATAATGAATTATCTCATAGATATGATATATTGAAACAACATTTTTCTATAATTCCCTTACTATGCTATATTATCATTATTAGCATTATCTTTATTATGTTTACTATTACTATTTTCTTTCATTGATCTCATAGATAATGGCAAATGCATCAAGAAATGGTTTTCTCAAGTACAGATTTGGCGCACAGCAATCCAGCCTCTCATGACCAACAAATAGAATCCAGTAACAACACTATGGGACCTATCTCTGGGGTGAACAACCACAATAATTTAGCTTTGAGACAGCGTTTAAGGTGGACAAATGAACTCCATGATCGCTTTGTGGATGCTGTGACACAGCTTGGTGGTCCAGATAGTAAGTGTTTCTAGTCATTTTTTATGACAGATTTCATTGTAGTGAAGTTATGTTAACAGATTGACTATCTATTTAGAATTTTATATTCTAAAAACAATTCGTTTTGAATTGCCATACAGTGTTCTTCATATTTGGTGTTATCTTAAAGTCTATATGTGAGTTTTTTTTTGCATAGACATTGTACAATACTAAATGACGTTAATGTGGAGATTGAAAAATATAATCCTGCGCTCCTCTGTTTTGGCTACATGGTTCTTATTCCTCCGTTTGAGCTCTGTTAAAGGCTATATCATTAGTATttgaaataacatatataatttttttataagtggGCATTCAGGCTTGGTTACATCACAACTCCAAAACTTTCAGTTACATTTAGTATTTATCTCTTTTCAAAGTAACTGTTTAGCAACTTTTTGAGATATGATATTCGTTCCACTGAAAAATTGGATTCTTGGCAGGAGCAACTCCTAAAGGGGTTCTTAGAATCATGGGTGTACAAGGGCTGACAATATACCATGTCAAGAGCCATTTACAGGTACTTGTTTGCGAGATGCTACATTTTCACTATATTTTCGTTTGCTACATagttttttttccccttcttaTTTTGGTTTCTTATGTATGACTAGAAATATCGACTTGCAAAGTATGTACCTGAAGTTTCAGCTGATGGTAGGTAACTATTTTTCTCTATCCATCTGGATATAGCATTCTGAAACTAATGTCTATGCTCTCTATATACAAGATGACAAGCACTATATTTCACTTGGTCATGACTTCTGCAGGTGCGAAGTCTGAAAAGAATGATGACAGAAACTCAATTGCAGGCATCGAAAACTCTTCGTAAGGataagatttatattttgttgaatgAATATGCACAGATATTATGGTGTATTTAACAACTACGATATCTTTTACTGTGTAGCAGTGTGCACAAATAACTTTACTAGATTGGCTTGCTATGCAGATTCTTCTATTTATTCTCCCATCATTTTTACCCCAATAGATGCTTTTGATGGATAACAACCCATTATAACCATACTCATGGTGTCACATCAATGGTTGAGAACGAGGTTAGTTTTAGGGTTATAATCTTCCTTAGTTTCTTGTAAATGGGAAAAGGAAGCAGTTGATCCATCATCATATGACCTGCCATTGGACTTACTAACAAAACAACTGCTTACTTTTGAGTCTATAATTTTCTTGGTAGAAGAATAACTCTTGCGTCTTCCCCTTTTCAGAAATCTCTTCTATTTATTTGGAGCATAAGCAATATAGATTGTAAAAGTAATCAGCTAATTGCAACCAAGTACTGTGTTTTCTCATTGATTAATCAGCCTTATTGTCTGCTTCTTTTCGCTGTCAGTTGCTATATGCTCATGGCTTGCAATTTGAGGAAATCATTAACTTGTTCTTCCATGATCGTGTACTTTTTGTCACATCCTAACTCTTGGCTCGCTATGGAGATCTAGATTATGAGTGTGATAAGCTGAAAGAATAATTTTCTTCAGGGGGATTCAAATAACTGAAGCGCTCAAGTTGCAGCTGGAGGTGCAAAAACGCCTTCAAGAACAACTTGAGGTAAGATAAAAGCAAATGATAGTTATAAATTTCTCCAAAATAAAATCTCTGTCCTCTTTGGGTTTTTTtgatgaattatgtttctatgatTTCAAACTCTGCTACTTCATAATAATGACAGAAGGCCGCAACAGTATTCTAGAGTTGCCTGCAATACTTCTCACTAGTGATCGTAAGGAATTGATTAGAGAAATGCAAAGTTGCATGCCAAGAAGTGGATAGTTAGATTGtgaatcatttgaattaattTTCACGTGAGGGATGGACATCATAAATTTGAACTTTCATGCTTGTCAATATCGATAACAGGTGCAAAGGCAGCTGCAGCTAAGAATAGAAGCCCAAGGGAAGTATCTTAAGAAGATCATCGACGAGCAGCAGCATCTCAGTGGGGTACTGGCTGAATTTCCTGGATCAGACAATTCAGCACCCAATTCCGGTGGCCATTGCCTGGACTCTGGAAAAGCTGACCCTTCAACCCCTGCTCCAATCTCAGAATCCCCTCGCCAAGATAAGGCCACCGGTAGGGAGCATGGAGACACTGATGGCCTCTACAAAAGCATTTCATGCGATGATTCTTTCTCCTCTCGCCAGGAGCCTCTCACCCCTGACTCCAGCTTCCATGCAAGCGGCCCCTCAGCGAGGAACAAGTCGGAGATTATGGTTGCTCACATTCTAGAGTCAAGTTCAAGCTCAGATTTCCACCATTGATGCTTGGGAAGGAGCAATTTGGTTCATGTTAGATTGCAGGATTTGCAGCTTGGAAATCATGCTCGAAAATGGCATTTATTAAACCTAACGCCTAGAGACCCCCAAGAATGAATCATGTAAATATATTAAGTTAGAGACATTAATCCTGATGTAGATTGAATGTTGTTGGGAGTAGATTAGTGTTATGGTTATCAAACATTGACATATGATTTAGATTGCCCTCATTTTTATTGATATGGGCGACAAATAACTGCAGTAATGGGCTGTGCTTCTTGTGTGTTTCCTGTGGAATATGTCGAAAGTAGGGATGTTAATTTTTTCTGAATCTATTAGAGGATTTGATATTCGATTAGAATATAGGAGGGTACGAAGGGAATATTGATATACAAtccaaatatttaattaaatatatatttttttcaaaattt
This window contains:
- the LOC122034398 gene encoding myb family transcription factor PHL7-like isoform X1, translated to MTDEFIERKGWGKVNRAYFFGGSQSRFRVEKDLAHSNPASHDQQIESSNNTMGPISGVNNHNNLALRQRLRWTNELHDRFVDAVTQLGGPDRATPKGVLRIMGVQGLTIYHVKSHLQKYRLAKYVPEVSADGAKSEKNDDRNSIAGIENSSGIQITEALKLQLEVQKRLQEQLEVQRQLQLRIEAQGKYLKKIIDEQQHLSGVLAEFPGSDNSAPNSGGHCLDSGKADPSTPAPISESPRQDKATGREHGDTDGLYKSISCDDSFSSRQEPLTPDSSFHASGPSARNKSEIMVAHILESSSSSDFHH
- the LOC122034398 gene encoding myb family transcription factor PHL7-like isoform X2 gives rise to the protein MHQEMVFSSTDLAHSNPASHDQQIESSNNTMGPISGVNNHNNLALRQRLRWTNELHDRFVDAVTQLGGPDRATPKGVLRIMGVQGLTIYHVKSHLQKYRLAKYVPEVSADGAKSEKNDDRNSIAGIENSSGIQITEALKLQLEVQKRLQEQLEVQRQLQLRIEAQGKYLKKIIDEQQHLSGVLAEFPGSDNSAPNSGGHCLDSGKADPSTPAPISESPRQDKATGREHGDTDGLYKSISCDDSFSSRQEPLTPDSSFHASGPSARNKSEIMVAHILESSSSSDFHH